From Marinobacter bohaiensis:
TCCAGGCCGACGGCGGCACCCGCACCGCGGCGATCACCGGCGGCTGTGTGGCTCTGGTGGACGCGCTCAATCACCTGGTCAAGGAAGGCCGCCTGAAGGCCACGCCGCTGGTACAGATGGTCGGCGCCATCTCTGTGGGCGTCTACGAAGGCACCACCGTGGTGGACCTGGACTACCCGGAAGACTCGGCGGCGGAAACCGACATGAACGTCATCATGACCGACCAGGGCGGTTTCATTGAAATCCAGGGCACGGCGGAAGGCGCCCCCTTCGCCCAGGACGAACTCGACAGCATGCTGTCGCTCGCCAAACAGGGCATCAACCACCTGTTTGAGCTGCAGAACGCCGCCCTGGCCGAATAAACCCGGCTCCGGAACGCAAAAAGGCCAGCAAACGCTGGCCTTTTCTTTTGGAGGATCCGCCGACTCGACGCCGGATCAGAAACCGATGTCGATGTCGTAATCGATGATCAGCGGCGCGTGGTCGGAGAAGCGGGTCTCGTCATCGATCCAGGCATTCTGGA
This genomic window contains:
- the rph gene encoding ribonuclease PH, translating into MRPSGRAPEQTRDIRITRNYTKHAEGSVLIEFGDTKVICTASVDNNVPRFLKGSGKGWITAEYGMLPRSTGSRMGREAARGKQGGRTVEIQRLIGRSLRAAVDLTKLGEHTITIDCDVIQADGGTRTAAITGGCVALVDALNHLVKEGRLKATPLVQMVGAISVGVYEGTTVVDLDYPEDSAAETDMNVIMTDQGGFIEIQGTAEGAPFAQDELDSMLSLAKQGINHLFELQNAALAE